A region of Staphylococcus sp. IVB6181 DNA encodes the following proteins:
- the pruA gene encoding L-glutamate gamma-semialdehyde dehydrogenase: MIPYKHEPFTDFSKAENREAYEKALKKVEEDLGKEYPLIINGERIYTDDKVRSFNPSNREETIGYVSKANKEHAEKALEAAKEAFKTWRTVPPEVRADILFRAAAITRRRKHEFSATLTKEGGKPWKEADADTAEAIDFMEYYGRQMLELKDGKPVNSRPGEYNQFDYLPIGVSVVISPWNFAYAIMAGTTVAPVVTGNTVLLKPSSNTPVISYKFMEVLEEAGLPKGVVNWIPGDSSDIGDFLVENKDVGLISFTGSKNVGTSIMQKASKIQEGQNHLKRVIAEMGGKDTIVVDSEADLDVATDAIVNSAFGFSGQKCSACSRVIAVEDVYDELLERVQKATEQLTVGDASSYDNYMGPVIDDKALKKIKKYLKIGEDEGRLVTGGKVDDEVGNFVYPTVFADLAYDSRVMQEEIFGPVVGFSKAKDFDQAIDYANATEYGLTGGVISNNRMKLEQARRDFMVGNLYFNRGCTGAVVGYQPFGGFKMSGTDSKAGGPDYLVLHLQGRTVSEHL, from the coding sequence ATGATTCCGTACAAACATGAACCATTTACAGATTTTTCAAAAGCAGAAAATAGAGAGGCTTATGAAAAAGCACTCAAAAAAGTCGAAGAAGACTTAGGCAAAGAGTATCCACTCATTATTAATGGTGAACGTATCTATACTGACGACAAGGTGAGATCATTCAACCCGTCAAATAGAGAAGAGACAATCGGATATGTTTCTAAAGCAAACAAAGAACATGCAGAAAAAGCTTTAGAAGCAGCAAAAGAAGCATTTAAAACTTGGCGTACAGTGCCGCCTGAAGTAAGAGCAGACATCTTATTCAGAGCAGCAGCAATTACACGCCGCCGCAAACATGAGTTCTCAGCAACACTTACAAAAGAAGGCGGTAAGCCATGGAAAGAAGCAGATGCAGATACTGCAGAAGCAATTGACTTCATGGAATACTACGGCCGCCAAATGTTAGAACTTAAAGACGGCAAACCTGTCAACTCTCGTCCAGGCGAATATAACCAATTTGATTATTTGCCAATCGGTGTATCAGTTGTAATTTCACCTTGGAACTTTGCTTATGCGATTATGGCAGGTACTACAGTAGCACCTGTAGTTACAGGGAACACAGTATTATTAAAACCTTCATCAAATACACCAGTGATTTCATATAAATTTATGGAAGTATTAGAAGAAGCAGGACTTCCAAAAGGGGTAGTTAACTGGATTCCTGGTGATTCTAGCGATATCGGCGACTTCTTAGTAGAAAATAAAGATGTCGGCTTGATTTCATTCACTGGTTCTAAAAATGTCGGTACAAGTATTATGCAGAAAGCTTCAAAAATCCAAGAAGGTCAAAATCACTTGAAACGTGTCATTGCTGAAATGGGCGGTAAAGATACGATTGTAGTAGATAGCGAAGCAGACTTGGATGTAGCGACAGATGCGATTGTTAATTCAGCATTCGGCTTCTCAGGCCAAAAATGCTCAGCTTGCTCTCGTGTTATCGCAGTTGAAGATGTCTATGATGAATTATTAGAACGTGTACAAAAAGCGACAGAACAATTAACTGTCGGCGATGCTTCTAGTTACGATAACTACATGGGACCTGTTATCGATGACAAAGCACTGAAGAAAATCAAAAAATACTTGAAGATTGGTGAAGATGAAGGCCGCTTAGTTACAGGCGGCAAAGTGGATGATGAAGTAGGGAACTTCGTTTATCCGACAGTCTTTGCAGATTTAGCTTATGACAGCCGCGTGATGCAAGAAGAAATCTTCGGACCGGTAGTCGGCTTCAGCAAAGCGAAAGACTTTGACCAAGCCATCGACTATGCGAATGCGACTGAGTATGGTTTAACTGGCGGTGTTATCTCTAATAACCGTATGAAATTAGAACAAGCACGCCGCGACTTTATGGTCGGCAACCTTTACTTCAACCGCGGCTGCACAGGTGCAGTCGTAGGTTATCAACCATTCGGCGGCTTCAAAATGTCAGGTACAGACTCTAAAGCAGGCGGCCCGGATTATCTAGTACTTCACTTGCAAGGCCGTACAGTATCTGAACACCTGTAA
- a CDS encoding NADH-dependent flavin oxidoreductase — MDKKYEPLFSPYTLPNGVEIRNRFVLAPLTHISSNDDGTIADVELPYMEKRSKDVGISISAASNVTDIGKAFPGQPSVAHDSDIPGLKRLAQAMKKHGAKALVQIHHGGAQALDNLTPNGDVVAPSPITLKSFGQQQEHDAREITPEEIEKTIKAFGEATRRVIEVGFDGVEIHGANHYLIHQFVSRHYNRRNDEWADPYKYPLAVVDEVVNTVKQYGDKDFIIGYRFSPEDAEAEGIKMEQTKELLGYLSDKPLDYLHASLFTIHSEKREGKYQGQERIRLIHEWIGGKVPLIGIGSIFNADEALSAFETGVEFIALGRELLLDPRFVEKIKEGRTDEIISYFDSKREDKHELPPNLLEQFNKGFYPLPKKGEH; from the coding sequence ATGGATAAGAAATATGAACCATTGTTTTCACCATATACATTGCCGAACGGAGTAGAAATCCGCAATCGTTTCGTACTTGCGCCCCTTACACATATTTCATCAAATGATGATGGTACGATTGCTGATGTTGAATTGCCATATATGGAAAAACGTTCGAAAGATGTAGGTATTAGTATCAGTGCAGCCAGTAATGTGACAGATATTGGGAAAGCATTCCCTGGGCAACCTTCAGTTGCACATGATTCTGATATTCCTGGTTTAAAACGTTTAGCACAAGCGATGAAGAAACATGGTGCGAAAGCACTTGTACAAATTCATCATGGCGGGGCACAAGCGTTAGATAACTTAACACCTAATGGAGATGTTGTAGCGCCGAGCCCAATTACCCTTAAAAGTTTTGGCCAGCAGCAAGAACATGATGCACGTGAAATTACACCAGAAGAAATTGAAAAGACAATCAAAGCATTCGGCGAAGCGACACGTCGCGTAATCGAAGTGGGCTTTGATGGTGTCGAAATTCATGGTGCCAACCATTATCTAATCCACCAATTCGTTTCACGTCACTATAACCGACGCAATGACGAATGGGCAGATCCGTATAAATACCCGCTTGCAGTTGTAGATGAAGTAGTGAACACTGTAAAACAATATGGTGATAAAGACTTTATTATCGGTTATCGTTTCTCACCAGAAGATGCTGAAGCAGAAGGCATCAAAATGGAACAAACAAAAGAATTGCTTGGTTACTTATCTGATAAACCGCTGGATTATCTGCATGCTTCATTATTTACAATTCATTCAGAAAAAAGAGAAGGAAAGTATCAAGGCCAAGAACGTATTCGTCTGATTCATGAATGGATCGGCGGTAAAGTACCGTTAATCGGTATCGGTTCAATCTTTAATGCAGATGAAGCATTATCCGCATTTGAAACAGGGGTTGAATTTATCGCATTAGGTCGTGAACTTTTATTAGATCCGCGGTTTGTTGAAAAAATCAAAGAAGGACGTACAGACGAAATCATTTCCTACTTTGACTCAAAACGTGAAGATAAACATGAATTGCCGCCGAATTTATTGGAACAATTCAACAAAGGCTTTTACCCGCTGCCTAAAAAAGGCGAGCACTAA
- the ygs gene encoding S1 domain-containing post-transcriptional regulator Ygs — protein sequence MNNHYKSGQHVKVKVTGIQPYGAFVETPDNTEGLIHISEIMNDYVHNLSRFLSEGQVVKAKILSIDEEGKLNLSLKDNDYFKNYERKKEKKSVLDEIKETEKYGFQTLEERLPVWIAQSKKMIRENKL from the coding sequence TTGAATAATCACTATAAATCAGGACAGCATGTGAAAGTAAAAGTGACTGGTATTCAACCTTATGGCGCATTTGTAGAAACCCCTGACAACACTGAAGGACTCATTCACATATCAGAGATTATGAATGACTATGTCCATAATTTAAGTCGTTTCTTATCTGAAGGACAAGTTGTGAAGGCTAAAATATTATCCATTGATGAAGAAGGCAAACTCAATTTGTCGCTGAAGGATAATGACTATTTTAAGAATTATGAACGTAAGAAAGAGAAAAAATCTGTTTTGGATGAGATCAAAGAAACTGAAAAATACGGGTTTCAAACATTGGAAGAACGTTTACCGGTTTGGATTGCGCAGTCTAAGAAAATGATTAGAGAGAATAAGCTTTAA